The Eubacterium ventriosum genome includes the window TTGTTAAAAAAATCACAACGTTAGGTGTATGCAATAAAATATTAGGGTTTAGCGTTATACTAATAAGAGCAAAAAGAATAGCAGAAGGTGTTAGACATGAAAAAAAAAGAAAAGACTAATGTTATGAGGGTTCTTGACAGTAAAAAAATAAAATACAATGAGTATTATTACGGCGACACGGAGGCAGTAAGTGGTGTTGATGTGGCTAAGGCTTTGGGACAGAATCCTGAAAATGTATTTAAAACATTGGTAACAACAGGAAAGTCCGGGGAGCATTACGTTTTTATGGTTCCGGTTGCAGAGGAACTTGACCTTAAAAAAGCCGCAAAGGCAGTAGGTGAGAAGTCTATTGCAATGCTTAAGTCGAAAGAGTTGCTTGGACTTACAGGCTAC containing:
- the ybaK gene encoding Cys-tRNA(Pro) deacylase, with protein sequence MKKKEKTNVMRVLDSKKIKYNEYYYGDTEAVSGVDVAKALGQNPENVFKTLVTTGKSGEHYVFMVPVAEELDLKKAAKAVGEKSIAMLKSKELLGLTGYIHGGCSPIGMKKLFKTTIHKTAPDFDTILFSGGKIGFQVEIPFEDFKKVINVNTADIIVEAV